GCGCGATCGTATCGATCGATAGCGGTGGTGTCTATGGAGTTTAATCAGTAAACAGGAGGAACAACGATGCATCTTCATTTGAAACTTATTCGCCGCATTACCATTGCGACCATCGCGCTCGTTTTTTGCACGAGTGCCGTTGCCGCCGATCTCGGGGTCAAGGACCAACCGATCCGCTTGGCGATGTTGGAATGGACCGGGCAGCACGTCACGACCCATGTCACCGGTGAGATATAGCGCAGAATGGGGTACAACGTTGAATACGTCACCGCCGGGCCGTCACCAAGGAATGGGTCGACAAACACGAAGCGCGCTGGAAGGTCTGGGTCACGATGGCGGTGCAGTGATAAGAGTTTCCTTAGTTTTATAAACAGCCGCTCGTCGCGTGAAGAGAGAATAATGGTAGAGGTCATCTCATAAGTCCCTTACCCCAACCTCTCTCTCCGGAGGAAAGGGGTTTTACTCCCTTCTCCCCCCGGGAGAAGGGCGGGGGATGAGGGAAAGAGGGTGCTTATTAAGATGACCTCTAAAACCCTAGCGCTGAAAGAACTGAAAGAACTGCAGGAAAAGTTCCCGTTCCGTCTTGATGTCGAGCTTCTCGTAGATGCGTCGGCGATGATTCTTTACGGTGCCAACTGCAATGCCGAGACGCTTAGCGATCGTTGAGCTCGGGTATCCGCGAAGAACGAGTTGCACCAGTTCCTTTTCGCGCGCCGAGAGCTCCGGCCAAAGATCGTCCGGGATGACGGGTTCGCGCTTCGGCATCGCTCCGACCATGTTAGGAAAGTCGGTACGCATAAAATTCGGTCGGCGTGATCGGATGTCCAAGGAATGCAACGCGGCGAAAATGGAGAAGCGCGCCGTGAGCGACGCAATCTCGCTGTCCTTGAACGGCCGACTGGTGCGATCGAGGAATATGCCGAGACACCAGTCGCCTCCGTCCTCGAGCAGGATGCCGACTTCATCGCAAATCGCGGACTGCGCCAGGAACTCGGCGATGTACTTGCCGCGCTTGACATCATCGTTGGTCAATCGCTTAAGCGGGACAATGCCGAGTTGACGCTGTTCGCGCCAATAGGCATAGAACGGATCGTAGATGTAATAGTTCTCGAGATAGCGCCGCACCATGTGATCGGAAAAGTGCCGGTGCTTGACGAATTCAGGTCGGCGTGTCGCGGAGTAGCGCGTCACCGTAACCAGATCGTGTGCCACCGACGATCCGACGGCGTCAATCAGCCGGTCGACATGCTGGTCGGTCCCGGTGGCAGTAATGGCGGCAGCCAGCGGCTGCCAAATTCTATCCATCCGCATTGCTCATTATTGGCACCGCCCGTCCACCTTCGTCATGGTGTCTTTTAGCATACGTCATTGTGCCTTTTGGCATATGGCGCCGCCACGGTTCTCGCACCACACTGATTGGAAGATCAATCAAGAGGTGTTGCAGCTTTGAAAACACGTGCTTTGAAAGAGCCAGCCCTGGAAAACCCTATCGTGATCGGGATCGATGCCGGCGGCACCATGACCGACACCATTCTCGTGGACGAGTACGGTCACTTCAAGATCGGCAAGGCGGCGACCACGCCGAAGAACGAGGCGGAAGGTTTCATCGCCTCGGCCGCCGATGCCGCGGAAGCCTGGGGAATCTCGCTCGACGAGCTTTTCACCGGCGTTAACGTCGTGCTGTATTCCGGTACCGGCATGCTGAACACGCTGCTGTCTCGCACCGGCCGCAAACTCGGCTTGATCACCACCAAAGGCTTGGAAGACATGATCCTAATGGGCCGGGGTCTGCAAGCCTGGGCCGATTATTCCTATGCCGACCGTTTGCATGCCGTGACTCATCATCATCCCGATCCCCTGGTGCCGCGCCGCCGCACGCATGGCGTCACCGAGCGCATCGATCATTTCGGCGATATCGTCCTGCCGCTCTACGAGCACGAGGTGGTCCAGGCGGCGCAAGCACTGATCAAGGATAAGGTCGACGGCATCTGCATCATGACGATCTTCTCGCACGTCAACCCGGTCCATGAAAAGCGCATCGCCGAGATCTGCCGCGAGGAAATCGCCAAGGCCGGCGCCGACATCATGGTTTACGCCAGCCACGCCGTGCGCCCCGTCATTCGCGAGCAGTCGCGTTTAAACAGCGTGCTTATCGAAGCCTATGCGACCTCGCGCGGCCGCAAGCAGTTGAAAGCGATTGAAGAGATTTCGCAGAAGTACGGTTTCCGCTACGGCGTGCAGACGCTGCTTTCTTTCGGCGGTCTCACCTCTATCAACCATCCGCGCCTGCACGAGACCATGATCTCGGGCCCGATCGGCGGCATTCTCGGTGCGATGTATGTCGGCAAGTTGATCGGTAATGACTCGCTGGTCTGCTCCGACATGGGCGGCACATCGTTCGACATGGGTGTCATTGCGCGCGGTCAGACGCGCATCGAAAACGAGCCGCTGATGGATCGTTTCAAGCTTAATGTGCCGACGCTGCATCTCGACACCATTGGCGCGGGCGCCGGCATGATCCTGAAGGTCGACCCGTTGACGCGCAAAGTCAGCCTCGGTCCAGAGAGTGCCGGCTCCGATCCGGGTCCGATCTGCTTTGATCGCGGCGGCACCGAACCCACCATCGCCGATTGCGACGCGATTCTCGGGCGGCTCAATCCAGACTATTTCCTCGGCGGCAAGCTGAAACTCAAGGTAGAAAAGGCTCGCCTCGCATTTAAAGAGAAATGCGCCGACCGACTCGGCGTCTCCGTCGAGGAAGCGGCCGAAGGCATGATCGAGATGCTGGAAGGCGACGCCAACAATGCGCTGCGTCGCGTCATCTCGGGACAGGGCATTCATCCATCGGAGTTCACGCTCTTCTCCTATGGCGGTTCCGGTCCATTGCATCTCGCCGGTTGCTCGCGCGGCATCGGCTTCCGCGACATCATTACCTTCCAGTTTGCCGCCGGCTTTTCCGCCTTCGGCTGCACGACGGCCGACTATATGCGCCGGCATTCGGTATCGACGCAGTTCGACATCGCATCGAAGCCGACGGAGACGGCGCTTGAAGGTTTCGCCGCCTCGGTTACCACGATCTGGAATGACCTGGAAAAAGCGGGAGTCGACGAGATGCTCCCCGACGGTCATACCCGCGACAACATCAAGACGACGCACTTTTTGATGATGCGTTATACCGGCCAGCTCGAAGACGTGGAAGTGATATCGCCGATCTCGACGATCAACAACGCCGAGGACATGCGCAAGGTAATCGACCATTTCGAAGCGGTCTATGCCAGAACCAACCATCGCGTCTCGCGTTACGGCGAGGCCGGTTTCTCGATCCGGGAACTCGGCGTCATTGCCACCGCTGACAAGGTGAAGCCGGTGTTGCGCAAGCGCGCGCTTGGCACCTCCGACCCGAGCTCCGCGCACAAAGGTGTGCGCGAGGCCTATATCGGCGGACGTTGGCATAAGGCCAATCTCTACGAGATGGATCTGCTGCAACCGGGTCATGAGGTAAAGGGTCCGGCCATTATCGAGCATCCCGCAACCACGTTGGTCATTCATCCGAACGACCGCGTCTTTATCGATGAGTGGACGCTGCTTCACTATCATCACGCTTGAGGAGTGACGTCATGTTGGAAAACACGTTGGAAAAAGCTAAGTCCGTGGCACCGTTACATAAATCCGCGACGCCATTGCGCGACCGCCTTCTCGAGTCCGAACGGATGATGGAAGAGACCGGCTGCTACGACGGCATCACCGAGCTTACGCTGCGCAAGCAAGATCCGCTGAAGTTCGAGACGTTGCATACCAAGCTCAAGGCCGTGTGCGTCTCGGCCCGCGAGATGTGCCGGCGCATTTCGGCATCGCCGGGTGTGCGTGAAGTGGGCGAGATGGTGGTGGCGATCTACACGCCCGAGGGCGATGCCATCGCGCTGTCGAACGGCATCATGGTTCATGTCCATACGATGAGTCGTTTCATCAAATGGATGATCAAGAACGGCTACGAAGAAAATCCCGGCATTCGCCCCGGCGACATCTTCGCCAACAACGACGCCTTCATCGGCACGGTCCAGGTGCCGGACGTCATGGACGTGATACCGATGTACCATGAAGGCACGTTGGTGGGTTGGGCCGGTGCCGTCTGCCACGAGCTCGAAGTGGGCGGCATCACGCCGGGCGGCGACGTCTGCCTGGCGCAAGAACGCTTCACCGAAGGTCTGTTCGTCTGCGGCGAAAAGATCGGACAGAACGACGAGATCCGGCGTGACCACGTCATCCGTTGCGAGCGCAATCTGCGGATGCCCATTTACTGGGTACTGGACGAAAAGGCCAAGGTCGCCTCGTGCATCGACATACGCGAGAACGTTAGGAACCTCATCAAGGAAGTCGGTCTCGACTACTGGATGCGGGTCTCCAAGGAATACATCGAGGAGGGCCGACGCGCACAACTGGCGCGCTCGCGCCAGCTCACCGTTCCTGGCAAGTATCGTGGTCACACCTTCTACGGCCATGTCACCGAAGGCAAGCCCGGTTTCCAACCGCTCAGCGATCCGAACTGGCTCTACAACATACCGATCGAAATGGAGATCACCACCGACGGTACGATCAAGCTCGATTTCGAAGGCACGCAGCCTTGGGGTTATCATTCGATGAACTGCACGCCAGCCGGCATGGATGGCGGCATGTTCGTGACGCTGACGCAGCACATGAATTTCGAAGGCTTGGTCAATGACGGCGCGTGGATGGCGACCGAACTGAAACTGCCGCGTGGCACCTGGACCGATCCGGACGACGAGACGGCCGCGACCGCTACCTCATGGGCATTGCTGCTTCCGGCCTATGGCGTGTTCCAGCGACTGCTATCGCGGGGATTCATCGCGCGCGGCTTCGTCGAGGAGGCCTTCATCGGCCAGGTCAACAGCCCGATGGTCGAGATGGGCGGCATGAGCCAGTACGGCACTAATTTCGGTATGGCGCATTTCGAATGCGCCGCGGCCGGTTCCGGCGCGCTTGCCATCAAGGACGGGCTCGATACCGCGTATGTCGGTTGGAATCCCGAATCCGACATGGGCAATATCGAGATCTGGGAGCAGAGCATGCCGATGGTCTATATCGGCCGCTCGATCATTCCGAATTCCGGCGGTGCCGGAAAATATCGAGGCGGTTGCGCGTTCATCTCCACCTGGCTCATCAACAAAACTAATTTTCTGCGAATCACCACCTCGGAACATTCCTCGCGCGTGTTCGATAACGGTGGCATGTGCGGCGGTTATCCCGCGCCGACCTGCGAGAAGCACCACGCGGTACGCAATTCCGATATCCACGAACGGGCCGCGCGGCGCGAGCCGCTGGCGCACGCGCCGGGGAATAATCCGCTGGATTCAGATTTCGAGCGTACCTATAAAGGTGAGCATGTATTCGAGGAAGGTCCCTACATCACCAAGCCGCACAAAGCCGGCGACATCTTTAGCCATCCCTACAATGGCGGCGGCGGCTTTGGCGACGTGCTAGAGCGAGACCCGGTCAAAACCGCCTGGGATGTCGAAAACGGTTTTCTCACCCGGGAATCGGTGGACGCTCTTTTTGGGATCGTTCTAAAGGACGACGCCGATGGCTATCCAGTGGCCGATCTCGAGGCGACCGCCAAGCGTCGGAAGCAAATGCGGCGCGAGCGGCTGAAGCAGGCGATCCCGGTTTCCGAGTGGATGGCGAACGAACGCAAGCGCGTCGAACGCTCAGATTTCGCGCCAGAAGTGGCGAAAATGTATGCCAGCGCCATGCGACTGTCACCGCGTTTCTCAGCGGAGTTCCGCACGTTCTGGAACCTTCCCGCTGATTTCACGATATCGCTGGAGAACTAACCATGACCCAATACAGCAAAGAAGTCATTCGCGAGCTTGCCGCCGGTACGCTGCCCTGGCCGCAGACACGCCGGATCATGAGCGCCTACAAGGATGAAGACCGCTTCTTCAAGTATATCGAGATGCTTCAAGATCGCGTTTCCTGGAAGGATCCGATTTTGCTGCCGGTGAGCGAGCATCTCTTTATCTGCGAGAGTGCAACGGGTCGGATAACGCGTTGCGAATGCGGCCACTCCTTCGGCGATTACCGAAAAAACTGGAAACTGAAAGCGGTGATTAATGTGCGCAACACGGAAGAAAGCCTGCGCGAAATTTATCCGAACAGCGATATTCCCGATCCGCAATGGATGGAGATTCGCGAATTCTTCTGCCCCGAGTGCGCGACTCTGCACGAGGTGGAAGCCGCGGCGCCCGGTTATCCGATCCTGCACGACTTCGAGCCGGATCTCGAAGGGTTCTATCGCGATTGGCTCGATAAGCCGTTGGCTAAGGCGTGAGCAACATGGCGAAACGCCCGAGTATTCTTAGGGAGAC
This genomic stretch from Gammaproteobacteria bacterium harbors:
- a CDS encoding hydantoinase B/oxoprolinase family protein, producing MLENTLEKAKSVAPLHKSATPLRDRLLESERMMEETGCYDGITELTLRKQDPLKFETLHTKLKAVCVSAREMCRRISASPGVREVGEMVVAIYTPEGDAIALSNGIMVHVHTMSRFIKWMIKNGYEENPGIRPGDIFANNDAFIGTVQVPDVMDVIPMYHEGTLVGWAGAVCHELEVGGITPGGDVCLAQERFTEGLFVCGEKIGQNDEIRRDHVIRCERNLRMPIYWVLDEKAKVASCIDIRENVRNLIKEVGLDYWMRVSKEYIEEGRRAQLARSRQLTVPGKYRGHTFYGHVTEGKPGFQPLSDPNWLYNIPIEMEITTDGTIKLDFEGTQPWGYHSMNCTPAGMDGGMFVTLTQHMNFEGLVNDGAWMATELKLPRGTWTDPDDETAATATSWALLLPAYGVFQRLLSRGFIARGFVEEAFIGQVNSPMVEMGGMSQYGTNFGMAHFECAAAGSGALAIKDGLDTAYVGWNPESDMGNIEIWEQSMPMVYIGRSIIPNSGGAGKYRGGCAFISTWLINKTNFLRITTSEHSSRVFDNGGMCGGYPAPTCEKHHAVRNSDIHERAARREPLAHAPGNNPLDSDFERTYKGEHVFEEGPYITKPHKAGDIFSHPYNGGGGFGDVLERDPVKTAWDVENGFLTRESVDALFGIVLKDDADGYPVADLEATAKRRKQMRRERLKQAIPVSEWMANERKRVERSDFAPEVAKMYASAMRLSPRFSAEFRTFWNLPADFTISLEN
- a CDS encoding hydantoinase/oxoprolinase family protein, with protein sequence MENPIVIGIDAGGTMTDTILVDEYGHFKIGKAATTPKNEAEGFIASAADAAEAWGISLDELFTGVNVVLYSGTGMLNTLLSRTGRKLGLITTKGLEDMILMGRGLQAWADYSYADRLHAVTHHHPDPLVPRRRTHGVTERIDHFGDIVLPLYEHEVVQAAQALIKDKVDGICIMTIFSHVNPVHEKRIAEICREEIAKAGADIMVYASHAVRPVIREQSRLNSVLIEAYATSRGRKQLKAIEEISQKYGFRYGVQTLLSFGGLTSINHPRLHETMISGPIGGILGAMYVGKLIGNDSLVCSDMGGTSFDMGVIARGQTRIENEPLMDRFKLNVPTLHLDTIGAGAGMILKVDPLTRKVSLGPESAGSDPGPICFDRGGTEPTIADCDAILGRLNPDYFLGGKLKLKVEKARLAFKEKCADRLGVSVEEAAEGMIEMLEGDANNALRRVISGQGIHPSEFTLFSYGGSGPLHLAGCSRGIGFRDIITFQFAAGFSAFGCTTADYMRRHSVSTQFDIASKPTETALEGFAASVTTIWNDLEKAGVDEMLPDGHTRDNIKTTHFLMMRYTGQLEDVEVISPISTINNAEDMRKVIDHFEAVYARTNHRVSRYGEAGFSIRELGVIATADKVKPVLRKRALGTSDPSSAHKGVREAYIGGRWHKANLYEMDLLQPGHEVKGPAIIEHPATTLVIHPNDRVFIDEWTLLHYHHA
- a CDS encoding helix-turn-helix transcriptional regulator; this encodes MRMDRIWQPLAAAITATGTDQHVDRLIDAVGSSVAHDLVTVTRYSATRRPEFVKHRHFSDHMVRRYLENYYIYDPFYAYWREQRQLGIVPLKRLTNDDVKRGKYIAEFLAQSAICDEVGILLEDGGDWCLGIFLDRTSRPFKDSEIASLTARFSIFAALHSLDIRSRRPNFMRTDFPNMVGAMPKREPVIPDDLWPELSAREKELVQLVLRGYPSSTIAKRLGIAVGTVKNHRRRIYEKLDIKTERELFLQFFQFFQR
- a CDS encoding acetone carboxylase subunit gamma; translated protein: MTQYSKEVIRELAAGTLPWPQTRRIMSAYKDEDRFFKYIEMLQDRVSWKDPILLPVSEHLFICESATGRITRCECGHSFGDYRKNWKLKAVINVRNTEESLREIYPNSDIPDPQWMEIREFFCPECATLHEVEAAAPGYPILHDFEPDLEGFYRDWLDKPLAKA